The segment CATTTTGCATACTTACCCCAAACATGATAAGCTTTCCTTTACCTAACTCTTTTTCGAATGCTACCACATCGCGGTTCTCATCTTCAGACCAACCAAAAGCACCCTCAGTAATTTCATAATGCTCCATAGAGATGACTTGAACGCTATCCACTTCATCTATTTGAACAAAACCACGATTCTTCTTACCTTTCACCTTAACATTTATATAGTCTTTTAATATCGTACAAGGCTCTCCATTCATATTTTCAGTTGGAATAATAGGAAATAATACTAATAGACCACCATCTTCTATATAGTTTACTAACCTTTCTTGTACAGATTCCGACATGCGTTTGTCTGCAAACATCCATAGAGTTGGGACTTGTTTAGGTTCAATCTTTTGTTCTAACTGGACATTATAACCATCAAAGATGATATTATTAAATCGTAATCCTCTCGCAACTCCATCATAAATATTATCCTCTCGTTCCCTTTGCAAATGTTGATCGATGGATTTAGTAAAATCGTTACTGAATTCAGTCATAAAATATTCTGGATAAAATGCAAAATGAGTGTTTGTATCCTGTTTTGCTTTTGCTAGCTGTTTCTGGTAAACGTTTAGCATTTGACCTAAATGTTGAATGACTTTATAATGCGGTTTTTTCTTTCCTGTTGCGGATAGTGGTGCCTGCCATTCGTGACGTCTACCTAACAGACCGATATTTTCATAGTTTTCACCTCCAACAAACATATAATAGTTAATGGCATTCATCCCATTTGCTATGCACAGTCGAGTAGTTAAATCAAATGTACTTGGCTGTAGTCTAGGCTTATCTGGGATACTACCTCCTTGGAACTCGGCAGAAAATAAGGGCTGTTCATTCCATTGAATACTTTTGGTAAATGCATTTGCCAAAACAATATCAATGTAATTATCGTACTCAATATTGCCAATATAATAATCACCGGCTAAGAGTACATCATCAATTTTTGCAGCCTCTGCTAACTGTGATAGGCCAATAGGGTACTTCTTACCTCGTTTTAAAAAGTCGACTGTATCAAACCCATGGACATTCACTACGAACGGCACTCGAATCCCTTCAGTTACAGCTAATTGTTTTACGTATTCAAGATACGCACGGTAATGTTGTCGCATAAACATACTGTATTCATTACGGATTGCCACACCATAAGGTTGTTCTGGGTCCGCTATACTGCCTGTTGCAAACCTCTCGATACTGTCTACGCTAACGTGGAAAGTAGCATTAAACTGTTCTAAGGAAAATTTCTTTTGCAAATAATCAACAAATAGCTTTTGTGTTTCTAGGTTGTAGTCTCCTTGATTTGTTACCCAGTGAAACATCCCTACTTCATTGTCTAGCTGAAATAAAATGATAGAGCCACCATGCTGAATTTGATTTGGTTCAATAACTCGACAAACCTGTTTATACCATGCTTTAACTTTCTTTAAATAAGTTGGATGCATGTAACTAACTACTCGTGTTGGATGTATATTACCTTGCTGTGTTTTAGCGACTGCTTCGGGATAGTTATCAATGAACCACGTAGGAACACCGTGATCTACTACTTCTGCCATCACATAAGGACCTGGACGAACCAAGCAGTACATATTCTCTTCCTGAACAATTTGTAAAAAAGTGACAAGATCACGTTCAGCCCTTGTCTTTCCTTCTAAATCAATCTTACCTTCTTCGTATTCATGAAATCCCCACGGGACATATGTACTGATCATGTTCATTCCTGCTTCTTTTGCTTGAAGAATTCGATTTCTCCATTCTGTTTTTGGAACGCGAAAATAATGCAACTCCCCTCCAAACAATACTACATCTTCTCCGTTAATTTGGATGCTTTGATCTTTAACCTGAATCATAGTTTTGCTCCTTTTGTCTCAAAATATTTAACGCAACACTTGGTCTTTACTGCTTCGTAAACAGTTCAGCATGGATGGGATAATGATCTGATGACCCTCCTTATCTTTATAAAATCAGCAACAGTCTACCAATTCATTTGATTCTGCCTGTAAAAAGACTATCGTTTCAGATTATCAGTAAAAAATTCCATACCCCGTTTAAAAGCTGTTAAGCCATATAACATCGAGCTCCAATCAATAAGTGTGACTTTGGTAGGATACCATCTATCTGGCTGTTCCAAATGCCACCAAGAACTACGATGCAATCCATACTTGTAGGCAGAACGAAATTTTTGCTCATCTTCTCTGTCCCTTGGATTTTCATACTGATCATACGGGATGTGCAACTGATATAATGCATACAAATCATAAATCCCAGCTGGATAGACTGGTAGAAATCCTGCAACAATGTAAGCAGATGCAACATTACCTGGTGAATTATTTATTTTGTCTGCATGATAACCGCCAAACAAGCCGTCATTTGGTCCCGCACCATATCCCCATATATAAGAAGGTACATCCCTTAATTCCTTCCACTTTAAACGATCCGCCATGCAAGCATTCTCGTAGAAATCACGGTAAATTTTACTTTCTGCATACTCTGGAACAAGGTAAAAAGGAAATTGATGAACGAATGAAGATAAGAAATGCTTCCCCTTCGCATCATTAAGAACTGGAATGTCCCGAAAATTTATTTGTGGCAATAAATGGATCCTATCCTCTGCGAAATTTTCATTCCATAACGCCTGGATTGCTTCATTTCCTGGCTGACCAAGCTTAGCTAGATGAGCAACTATTACATATTCGTTAAAGGCAGGTAACGGCAATGTCCCTTCTCCATCCTTTACAACCATATTAATCGAGCCTGTCTCGATATCTGCTACTACAACACTCCAGTCTATTTGCTTTAATAAGGTTATGGCCATTTCTTCAATTTCTGGACGCGTGTCTTTAAAATGGTTTCCAGCAAATAGCGCTCCTGCAACTAAAAGTGATGTATCGATTGTAGAGATTTCTGAATTGAGATTCTTACCGCTTTCCATATCAACAAAATGTGCAAAAAAGCCCGTCTTCTTGTCACGCGCTGGCTGACACGAATCTAGTTCGCCTAGTGCAGTTCGCAGCGTAACCGCTGCCTTCTCTCCTGCATTTTGATCCCAACCTTCCATGTCCGCAACAGAAAGCCCGATCAAACCAACTCCCGTTGCTGCGATTGAGCAACGTAAATCAGGATTTTGTTCAAAGGATAAATAACTGTCGGCATATAGTCCCGTTATCGGATGACGGGATGCATCAAGTAGTCGATATGAGTCTTCATATTGTTGATCAAAAAAAGCTTTGACTTTGCTCGGTAACTTAGTATAAGCTTCGGTAATGTTCATTTAGTAAATTCTCCTTTTTCCTTTTTATATTAACGTCCATTTTGCAGCTCTAAAAAGTAAGGAAACAATAGGCTATCAATATGTCTATAGCAGATTTATTCTGTTCCCGAAAGACGCTTCTTGCTAAAAAATGGATAGTGGAAAAGGCGTTACATCTCTATATATGTAATCGCCTTTTCATTTTTAAAAATGATACATTATGAAAATCTGACTACTAATTGATCATCGATTTTCGCATGCTTTTTTGATAGGATATAGGTTACTGATCCTTCCTTTTTAACTTCATAATTCGAACTCGGAGCAATTTCACGATCCGTCTCGATGGCAATCACATCTTCTGCCTGAGTAAGTCGGAATTGTAGTTGTTGTTTCTCAATGTTAATGATCTCTGCGGTACTATAAATAATCTTGTGATTCTGTATTACTAAATTCATTGGTAGCATGAGTCCGTCTTTACTTTGCACTTGCAGTTTACGACCATCAAATAGTTTCTTGCCCTTCTCATATATGTGAAATTCCTTATCAAAGCCATCTAAGTTTAAGATGTGTAAGAATCTCTCACCCTCCTTAGTAGCAGTCGATGTCATAAACACACCATGAAATTTACTGTCGTTAGTCAAATCTGCCGTTGCTCCAAGTTTTTCAAGTGCTGTTTTGTAGAAATCGATATCACAGGTATATGGCGTAGCGATCACAATTGCGTTCCCTTTACCAACTGATGTAGCAAAGCCGCAGACTTCATCCGTGCCATAAACACGAAAAAGAGGTTCTACCTGTTCGCCCACATCAAATACTTGTGCTTTGTATACACGTAGCTCAGCTCGGTCCGCGGCCCATCCATCTGCGTAAACGGACAAATTGTAATGAAGCCTGTCATAATAGATATTTGCATGTTTTATGTTGAGAGCGTCCATTAGTAAAGTACAAGAATTCCCTTCCAAGTCATGTGTTGGTACTTCTCCATAAAGAAGAATGCTCCCACCATCTTGCAAATATTGGATGATCTTTTCTTGAATATGTTTATGCATATAGCGAGCAGATGCAATTGCTAATACTGGTGTTTCGGAAGCGTTGATCGGCTTATTTTGAATATCTACCGAACCATATCGATACCCAGCAAGAAGCATGGCACGACCCATGTTTTCCCAAGCTGCAGTAGTCCTGTTTGCCTCAATATTTTGATAAATCTCTCTCATTTTTTCACTACTAGGGTAGCGGGACTCAGTCATAAAATAGTCTGGTATAAAAGCATAAGCCACGCCATCTCGTTCTTCCTGCATTCTAGCGAGCTTATCCGATACCGCCATCATCGTCTTTATCGAACGTGCCATCCGTGGATAGGTGTAGTTCAACTCGCCTTCTGGACTTATCGGTGCTGCAAAGCCATGACGTTCACCTGTGGAAGCAATTCGATCGTTACCATCGTTATGTTTCTCACTTAGGCGATAGTTTCTACCACCTGTCATTAAATAATAGTTGAGTAATCGATTTCCTTGAGCTACGCACATGCGCGCTTTAAAATCAGCCGCTGATGGATCTAACCGACCACTAAAATTGTTACCAAAATTACCGTCTCCACAGTTAAACTCCACAGATGTTAGTGGTTGATCTGGATTGTGGACTGCATCCATGAATCCATTAATAATATAAAGATCTTGAAAGGTTTCCATATTTAGGTCGCCAAAATAAATGTCAGATCCCGATATATAGCCTGGTGCTTGAGTGTACGATTCATAAAGTTGGCTAATTCCAATTGGGAATGTAAACCCACGTCCTCTGCCAGTTCCATGTATGTTTACTACAAATGGGATATCTTTTACACCGAATTCCTCCGCATATCCTCTTAATATCGCAACATATTTGGCAAAGCGGTGGCGCATAAAATATCCAAGGTCAAAATGAAGTGCTGTCACATAGTCTTCTTTTGGAGATCTAATCCCTTGGTTACGAGTAACGACATCTTCTAAATTAAAGGGGTACCTTGAATCAAGTGTTTTTTGATCATATTTTTCCATTAACCAGGTAGCAAAGTCAGCTAAAACTTGATCCGTAAGATCTGGACTGTTACTTACCCAAGAGAGCATACCAATTTCATTATCAAGCTGAATCGCAATAATATTTCCACCATTGGTAATGAGCCTTGGAGCAGTAATCTCCATAACCGCTCTATACCATTTTTTGGTTTCTTTTAAGAAATTCGGAGCAGTATAATCTAGTGTTTTTGCTAATGTACCTTCTCCATCCCAACGAATAGGCACAATCTCTGGATGCTTGTTAATGACCCAGTGCGGAATACCTTCATTTTTCATTTCTGCCATGATAAATGGTCCCGGGCGCAAGAAAAAGTATAGGTCGTTTTCCGCACATAGATCGATAAACCCAATTAAATCTAACTCTGGTCGTGTTTTACCCACTAAATCAATATTTCCTTCAAATTCTTCATGACAAAGCCATGGTACATATGTTGCTACTGCATTACATCCAGTGGCTTTTAACTTATCAATGCGATCCTGCCACTCTGATTTATCAAGGCGGTAGTAATGAATTTCTCCACACATAATGAGTTCCGGCTTACCATTTATGATAATCTGTTTATCCTTAATCTCAATCACGGATGCCCCTCCTTGTTTTCCATTCTATTGGTAACTATCGATATGAATTTTCTTGTAATTAATAGTTTTATGGAATATCTATAAACATTCAATTACTTTCGCATCTTAGTGAATTCAACTAACCTTTATGGTTACATCACAAAAGAATCGATTGTATTTAGAATACCTTATTTCGTCACTCCACTTTCGTTAGCCCAACCT is part of the Bacillaceae bacterium S4-13-56 genome and harbors:
- a CDS encoding beta-galactosidase — protein: MIQVKDQSIQINGEDVVLFGGELHYFRVPKTEWRNRILQAKEAGMNMISTYVPWGFHEYEEGKIDLEGKTRAERDLVTFLQIVQEENMYCLVRPGPYVMAEVVDHGVPTWFIDNYPEAVAKTQQGNIHPTRVVSYMHPTYLKKVKAWYKQVCRVIEPNQIQHGGSIILFQLDNEVGMFHWVTNQGDYNLETQKLFVDYLQKKFSLEQFNATFHVSVDSIERFATGSIADPEQPYGVAIRNEYSMFMRQHYRAYLEYVKQLAVTEGIRVPFVVNVHGFDTVDFLKRGKKYPIGLSQLAEAAKIDDVLLAGDYYIGNIEYDNYIDIVLANAFTKSIQWNEQPLFSAEFQGGSIPDKPRLQPSTFDLTTRLCIANGMNAINYYMFVGGENYENIGLLGRRHEWQAPLSATGKKKPHYKVIQHLGQMLNVYQKQLAKAKQDTNTHFAFYPEYFMTEFSNDFTKSIDQHLQREREDNIYDGVARGLRFNNIIFDGYNVQLEQKIEPKQVPTLWMFADKRMSESVQERLVNYIEDGGLLVLFPIIPTENMNGEPCTILKDYINVKVKGKKNRGFVQIDEVDSVQVISMEHYEITEGAFGWSEDENRDVVAFEKELGKGKLIMFGVSMQNDYQYKNPIYRNLAAKGGVESSFTLEDEVDISARVINDHSYFVFLNNFDEYEKITTVHYNGNLLFDGKQVTVPGKSGLMLPINIQVQPDLTVVYSTAEIVKQLISDETMVMEVAINQDQEELVFQSTKWIPTESATVKVVEDTQYKTYKVKINSRNKVENIPFYLKK
- a CDS encoding beta-galactosidase — its product is MIEIKDKQIIINGKPELIMCGEIHYYRLDKSEWQDRIDKLKATGCNAVATYVPWLCHEEFEGNIDLVGKTRPELDLIGFIDLCAENDLYFFLRPGPFIMAEMKNEGIPHWVINKHPEIVPIRWDGEGTLAKTLDYTAPNFLKETKKWYRAVMEITAPRLITNGGNIIAIQLDNEIGMLSWVSNSPDLTDQVLADFATWLMEKYDQKTLDSRYPFNLEDVVTRNQGIRSPKEDYVTALHFDLGYFMRHRFAKYVAILRGYAEEFGVKDIPFVVNIHGTGRGRGFTFPIGISQLYESYTQAPGYISGSDIYFGDLNMETFQDLYIINGFMDAVHNPDQPLTSVEFNCGDGNFGNNFSGRLDPSAADFKARMCVAQGNRLLNYYLMTGGRNYRLSEKHNDGNDRIASTGERHGFAAPISPEGELNYTYPRMARSIKTMMAVSDKLARMQEERDGVAYAFIPDYFMTESRYPSSEKMREIYQNIEANRTTAAWENMGRAMLLAGYRYGSVDIQNKPINASETPVLAIASARYMHKHIQEKIIQYLQDGGSILLYGEVPTHDLEGNSCTLLMDALNIKHANIYYDRLHYNLSVYADGWAADRAELRVYKAQVFDVGEQVEPLFRVYGTDEVCGFATSVGKGNAIVIATPYTCDIDFYKTALEKLGATADLTNDSKFHGVFMTSTATKEGERFLHILNLDGFDKEFHIYEKGKKLFDGRKLQVQSKDGLMLPMNLVIQNHKIIYSTAEIINIEKQQLQFRLTQAEDVIAIETDREIAPSSNYEVKKEGSVTYILSKKHAKIDDQLVVRFS